From a single Gimesia fumaroli genomic region:
- a CDS encoding DUF1552 domain-containing protein: protein MLNRRKMLQTMAAGAGSALGFSLLPEQLLAMPKLKETPKRIVFFMQNQGFDPATCIPEGMKRSGSLAKVKLPEPISPLEPYKDRMHIINGLHGIHTSPSHSAFFGALGGYRGSDGVPPSAATIDYELSKILPQTLLPHLCIGMDSIENMRTKPTIATLSASGAGQPIFMHSNPNHLYQMLYGGISTGDIRRQHEARSNVFNQIEQLAAAKGNALPAADQQRYGQFVDGFKEVNGLRDRLDSVAGHLRKFAPKVDGRYTSPEHETDWHDVLLDLGISSLTSGITNTLTIGSGRGEIFGAWKGLGIEQQGHNLGHMEQPGNPIWIKIRQYNSRMLVRIIEALDSIPEGSGTMMDHTLIVYTSNNADKQHTSGANWPVMLLGNFDGAFKTGCFTQLDGKRPINSLYATLLEASGVPCEHFNMNEKLARKFDSGTGPLQEILV from the coding sequence ATGCTGAACCGTAGAAAAATGCTGCAAACGATGGCCGCTGGTGCGGGTTCTGCACTCGGATTCTCACTGCTTCCCGAACAGCTGCTGGCGATGCCGAAGTTGAAAGAGACCCCGAAGCGGATTGTGTTCTTCATGCAGAACCAGGGTTTCGATCCAGCGACCTGTATTCCCGAAGGCATGAAACGCAGTGGTTCGCTGGCGAAGGTCAAACTGCCCGAGCCGATCAGTCCGCTGGAACCATACAAAGATCGTATGCATATCATCAACGGTCTGCACGGCATTCACACCAGCCCGTCGCACAGTGCGTTCTTTGGCGCGCTGGGCGGCTATCGCGGGAGCGACGGAGTTCCCCCCAGTGCAGCGACCATCGATTACGAGCTGAGCAAGATCCTGCCTCAAACTCTGCTGCCGCATCTCTGCATCGGCATGGACTCCATTGAGAATATGCGGACCAAGCCGACCATCGCGACGCTGTCTGCCAGTGGCGCCGGTCAGCCGATCTTCATGCACTCCAATCCGAATCACTTGTATCAGATGCTGTATGGCGGCATCTCCACTGGAGACATTCGACGTCAACACGAAGCCCGTTCCAATGTCTTCAATCAGATTGAACAACTGGCCGCCGCAAAGGGTAACGCACTGCCTGCCGCGGACCAGCAGCGATACGGTCAGTTCGTCGACGGCTTCAAAGAGGTCAACGGCCTGCGAGATCGCCTTGATTCGGTTGCCGGTCATTTAAGAAAATTCGCGCCCAAAGTCGACGGCCGTTATACCAGTCCCGAGCATGAAACCGACTGGCATGATGTGCTGCTGGATCTGGGGATTTCGTCACTCACATCAGGCATCACGAACACGCTGACGATTGGTTCGGGCCGGGGCGAGATCTTCGGTGCCTGGAAAGGGCTGGGTATTGAACAACAGGGCCACAACCTGGGCCACATGGAACAACCGGGCAATCCGATCTGGATTAAAATTCGTCAATACAACAGCCGGATGCTGGTGCGGATCATCGAAGCTTTGGATTCGATCCCGGAAGGGAGTGGCACGATGATGGATCATACGCTCATCGTTTATACCAGCAACAATGCTGACAAGCAGCACACCAGTGGTGCCAACTGGCCGGTGATGCTACTGGGGAATTTCGACGGCGCCTTTAAGACGGGCTGCTTCACCCAACTGGATGGCAAACGCCCGATCAACTCGCTGTATGCAACGCTGCTGGAAGCCTCGGGAGTTCCCTGTGAGCACTTCAATATGAATGAGAAGCTGGCCCGGAAGTTTGATTCCGGTACAGGCCCGCTGCAGGAAATTCTGGTATGA
- a CDS encoding DUF1588 domain-containing protein has translation MTGFRFVSVLTLLLSFVAIAKGETYIPGQKVSKNFQSFAKTFLKTHCVDCHGKTEPEGNLSLHDLGPVDEVNAATWRSVWAQVTLKEMPPRDMTQPKVVERLQFSDWVVGELTHVMQDKGGFHDHLDPNKANYVDHELLFGPLPENIKLIPTASPARLWRLTPQEHITRLNELINKEPEFDPNKPGLRTHGDVVPTNHGGELKLYFGTDRIIKWQGGTVAYATAVKSVPAILSSARTHGLENYPDFYTVNSAEATQVLSMSADILRYMAYGPLSIAKPYQITDDPRSIADKMKGDIRGLPTSLVYSTKVKRPLTPVYDLMEQEGVSDASLQAAISYLFEMLTFRPPSAKESDEYLTIVKQSIEKLGKKEGVILGLSALFLERDALFRPELAEAGQPDRYGRVMLQDWELGLAVNHALRYIKPDEELRTAIVEGRMRTRADVKREVERMLADDGIRKPRILRFFRDYFDYDLGGYICKDARALANTGVSNRGQAHYRAMFDSTASTDRLIELILKEDRDVFKRLLTTNQVVATKADEIYFGERRTRKEEIASRKAAQERAAKEAAKTGKKPSKADKRKAAQINHKVTPTKLTGPEIYARVSRRSFGRGSMKPERILATVPADQRLGILTQPSWLVSHSDAMDNHAIRRGRWIRERLLGGGIPDVPITVDAMLPDEPTKTLRERMRVTREEYCWTCHKKMDPLGLPFEMFNHAGLYRKTELEKPVDTTGAIIDSGDPELDGEVANAIELIEIIAASERAEQVFVRHAFRFWMGRNETLNDAPVLQAAYRAYKDNDGSMNALLVSLLTSDAFLYRTRDTR, from the coding sequence ATGACCGGGTTTCGATTTGTTTCCGTTCTCACACTGCTGTTGAGTTTTGTCGCCATAGCAAAAGGCGAGACTTACATACCCGGGCAAAAGGTTTCCAAAAACTTCCAGAGTTTTGCTAAAACCTTTCTGAAGACGCACTGTGTTGACTGTCATGGTAAGACCGAACCGGAAGGGAATCTTTCACTGCACGACCTCGGCCCCGTGGATGAAGTCAACGCGGCGACTTGGCGCAGTGTCTGGGCACAGGTCACTCTGAAAGAGATGCCGCCGCGGGACATGACTCAGCCGAAAGTGGTCGAACGGCTGCAGTTCTCGGACTGGGTTGTCGGCGAGCTAACCCACGTGATGCAGGACAAGGGCGGCTTTCATGATCACCTCGATCCGAACAAAGCCAACTATGTCGATCACGAGTTACTCTTCGGTCCTCTGCCTGAGAACATCAAACTCATCCCGACCGCTTCACCGGCGCGTCTCTGGCGGTTAACGCCGCAGGAGCACATCACGCGTCTGAATGAATTGATCAATAAAGAGCCGGAGTTTGATCCGAATAAGCCGGGCCTGCGGACGCACGGCGATGTTGTCCCCACGAATCATGGCGGCGAACTCAAGCTCTACTTTGGAACGGATCGCATTATCAAATGGCAGGGGGGAACCGTGGCTTATGCGACCGCCGTTAAGAGTGTCCCCGCCATTCTCTCCTCGGCCCGGACACACGGACTGGAAAACTATCCCGATTTTTACACCGTCAACAGTGCGGAAGCGACACAGGTCCTGAGTATGTCGGCGGACATTCTGCGCTATATGGCTTATGGCCCGTTGAGCATCGCCAAGCCGTATCAGATCACCGATGATCCCCGTTCGATCGCGGACAAGATGAAAGGCGATATTCGCGGTCTGCCTACGAGTCTCGTTTACAGTACGAAGGTCAAGAGGCCACTGACCCCCGTGTATGATCTGATGGAACAGGAAGGGGTTAGCGATGCCAGCCTGCAGGCGGCCATTAGTTATCTGTTCGAAATGCTGACCTTCCGTCCGCCGAGTGCAAAAGAATCGGATGAATATCTGACGATCGTGAAACAGTCGATTGAAAAACTGGGCAAAAAAGAGGGCGTGATTTTGGGGTTGTCGGCTTTGTTTCTTGAACGCGACGCGCTCTTCAGGCCGGAACTGGCAGAGGCTGGTCAACCAGATCGATACGGGCGCGTAATGCTCCAGGACTGGGAACTGGGACTGGCGGTGAATCATGCACTGCGTTACATCAAGCCGGACGAAGAACTGCGAACCGCGATTGTCGAAGGGCGGATGCGGACCCGTGCGGATGTGAAACGGGAAGTCGAACGGATGCTGGCGGACGATGGTATCAGGAAGCCGCGCATCCTGCGTTTCTTTCGCGATTATTTTGATTATGACCTGGGCGGTTACATTTGTAAGGATGCCCGGGCTCTGGCAAATACAGGGGTGAGCAATCGAGGGCAGGCCCATTATCGGGCGATGTTCGATTCGACGGCGAGTACGGATCGGCTGATTGAGTTGATTCTGAAAGAAGATCGCGATGTATTCAAGCGTCTGTTAACGACCAACCAGGTGGTCGCGACCAAAGCAGATGAGATTTATTTTGGTGAGCGACGAACCCGCAAGGAAGAAATCGCTTCCCGCAAGGCCGCCCAGGAACGCGCCGCAAAAGAAGCTGCGAAAACCGGAAAGAAACCTAGTAAGGCCGACAAGAGAAAAGCCGCGCAGATCAACCATAAAGTCACACCGACGAAACTCACAGGACCGGAGATCTATGCCCGCGTCAGTCGCCGCAGCTTCGGTAGAGGGTCCATGAAACCGGAGCGGATTCTGGCCACTGTCCCCGCCGATCAACGTCTGGGAATTCTGACTCAGCCGAGTTGGCTCGTCTCACATTCCGATGCCATGGACAATCATGCAATTCGTCGCGGCCGTTGGATTCGCGAACGATTACTGGGCGGCGGCATTCCCGATGTGCCGATTACCGTGGATGCGATGCTGCCCGATGAACCGACGAAAACACTCCGCGAACGGATGCGGGTCACCCGCGAAGAATACTGCTGGACCTGTCACAAGAAAATGGATCCGCTGGGCCTGCCGTTCGAAATGTTTAATCATGCGGGCCTGTATCGCAAGACCGAACTGGAAAAACCGGTTGATACAACGGGCGCGATCATCGATTCCGGCGATCCTGAACTGGACGGTGAAGTCGCCAACGCGATTGAACTCATCGAAATAATCGCCGCCAGCGAGCGGGCTGAGCAGGTGTTTGTCCGTCACGCGTTTCGGTTCTGGATGGGCCGCAACGAAACCTTGAACGATGCCCCCGTGCTGCAGGCAGCCTATCGCGCCTACAAAGACAACGACGGCAGCATGAACGCGTTGCTTGTCTCCCTGCTGACGTCTGATGCGTTTCTCTATCGCACCCGAGATACCAGGTAG